The proteins below come from a single Oscillatoria sp. FACHB-1407 genomic window:
- the rsmH gene encoding 16S rRNA (cytosine(1402)-N(4))-methyltransferase RsmH: MSFSEIESEQENLFSHIPVLAQEVVEGLTVQPGGHYLDATVGGGGHSSLILQAAEDVRITALDQDQQAIAAARATLMEYGDRVQFHHTNFADYDPGEQQFDGILTDLGVSSAQFDIGDRGFSFRHTAPLDMRMNQTQSLTAAEVINSWEEVKLANLFFTYGEERLSRQIARRIVQQRPFETTTELAEAIAHAVPPKYRYGRIHPATRTFQALRIAVNRELEVLETFLQKAPHWLKPGGRIVIISFHSLEDRIVKHALKGSELLKVITKKPIEATEKEIRQNGRARSAKLRVAVRSPLE; the protein is encoded by the coding sequence TTGAGTTTTTCAGAAATTGAGTCCGAACAAGAAAACCTGTTTAGTCACATTCCTGTGTTGGCGCAGGAAGTCGTGGAAGGGCTGACAGTGCAGCCAGGAGGACATTATCTGGATGCAACGGTGGGGGGCGGTGGACATAGTTCCTTGATTTTGCAAGCGGCTGAGGATGTGCGGATTACTGCTCTGGATCAAGACCAGCAGGCGATCGCAGCGGCTCGTGCAACGTTAATGGAGTATGGCGATCGCGTTCAGTTTCATCACACCAACTTTGCCGATTACGACCCAGGCGAGCAACAGTTTGATGGCATCCTGACAGATCTGGGGGTGAGTTCGGCGCAATTTGACATTGGCGATCGCGGCTTTAGCTTTCGGCATACGGCACCCCTCGATATGCGAATGAACCAGACGCAATCCCTCACAGCCGCAGAGGTGATTAACTCCTGGGAAGAGGTCAAACTGGCAAATCTTTTTTTCACCTATGGGGAAGAGCGGCTCTCCCGGCAAATCGCCCGTCGCATCGTGCAACAGCGTCCCTTTGAGACGACTACGGAACTGGCGGAAGCGATCGCCCATGCCGTTCCTCCCAAATATCGTTACGGGCGCATCCATCCCGCTACACGCACCTTTCAAGCCTTACGAATTGCCGTAAACCGAGAGTTAGAGGTCTTAGAAACCTTTTTGCAGAAGGCTCCCCACTGGCTCAAACCAGGCGGTCGAATTGTGATCATCAGCTTTCATAGCCTGGAAGATCGCATCGTCAAACATGCTCTCAAAGGCTCAGAGTTGCTGAAAGTGATTACCAAAAAACCAATCGAAGCCACTGAAAAAGAAATTCGGCAAAATGGACGGGCGCGATCGGCTAAATTGCGTGTTGCGGTGCGATCGCCTCTGGAGTAG
- a CDS encoding GUN4 domain-containing protein has protein sequence MPICRRCGAGFDLSDGKPNCPHCGTAWKPLMPANPTSRKRLSQIGLIAIAGLFGMLLAWVLSLNPYVFENPAWLLQKPTDQTILETLPSVRNVDYRPLRSLLQRNQWEAADQETGRILFEDLRLFRVSDIRQFPCTDLVTLDRLWASVSEGRFGFSKQRQIVESDRQLPSPEEAQRDCMNNCQGSQCFQSCLAQRIRIEVSRIPEQMGRGQTIPASPPANPPEGYYPSWGVSWGNSFSTSYTYKPFAARTAQCSL, from the coding sequence ATGCCAATATGCAGACGATGCGGTGCCGGATTCGATCTCTCTGACGGCAAACCCAATTGTCCCCATTGTGGGACAGCCTGGAAGCCCTTGATGCCTGCCAACCCAACCTCTCGAAAGCGGTTGTCTCAGATAGGACTGATCGCGATCGCTGGCTTGTTTGGAATGCTGCTGGCCTGGGTATTGTCTCTCAATCCTTACGTGTTTGAAAACCCAGCCTGGTTGCTTCAGAAACCCACTGATCAAACCATTCTGGAAACTCTGCCATCCGTTAGAAACGTAGATTATCGACCGCTGCGATCGCTCTTGCAACGTAATCAGTGGGAAGCAGCCGACCAGGAAACGGGACGCATCCTCTTTGAAGACTTGAGACTGTTTCGAGTGAGCGATATTCGCCAATTCCCCTGTACCGACCTGGTGACGCTCGATCGCCTCTGGGCAAGCGTCAGTGAGGGACGGTTTGGCTTCAGCAAACAGCGGCAGATTGTGGAGAGCGATCGCCAGTTGCCGAGCCCAGAAGAGGCACAGAGAGACTGTATGAACAACTGTCAGGGTAGCCAGTGTTTTCAAAGCTGTCTGGCTCAACGCATCCGCATAGAGGTCAGCCGAATTCCAGAGCAAATGGGCAGAGGGCAAACGATCCCCGCCTCTCCTCCAGCTAACCCACCGGAAGGCTACTATCCCTCGTGGGGCGTGTCCTGGGGCAATAGCTTTAGCACCTCCTACACCTACAAGCCGTTTGCAGCCCGAACTGCCCAATGCAGTTTATAA
- a CDS encoding M48 family metallopeptidase has translation MSFFEHQDRARRNTQQLVGLFILSLICVVLCIYGAALIAFGVTGSSVTVWQPELFFWTAVLTTGVVGLGSWYKAGLLKAGGKVIAKDLGGKLLVPEMANPAEQQLLNVVEEMAIAANMPVPPVYVLDQEYGINAFAAGHTPKDAVIGITRGAIEELTRDELQGVIGHEFSHILNGDMRLNLKLVGLLHGLLLIYILGRILFRWNRLGSRNEKGFNFAWFGLALIVIGSIGMLCGRIIKAAVSRQREFLADASAVQFTRNPAGIAEALRKIANYRHSSLVHSPYAEANSHLFFGTALRFNFLGDIFATHPPLTQRIGRLEKYGGQYRSQPSRPTASSTAKAQPSSGVTSGAGSNELVMGLAAGIAQPTQSIPSGAIAPEVSGSRGSTSAATDNVPAWLAQVPGSIRAGLRDPAGATAIALALALDFEDSALNELQTTWLKQAESADVVEEVLECHQAIANIDPRLRFALLDETVPALRQGSGSQCQQLFKTLTGLAKVDGRWSWSEYALYLILGYRLSKPKPTDESYSTLKPIWSECLLVLSALAQVGQPKPEDTMYAFKAGVYRLPGAGQNPLPELPPACNMGELKKSLDRLATASPKLKQAIIEACAYMVLLDNDVTLHEAELMRAIAVALDCALPSFLSPDYRGRKSTKIKGSMP, from the coding sequence ATGAGCTTTTTTGAGCATCAAGATCGCGCTCGCCGCAACACCCAACAGTTAGTTGGGTTGTTTATCTTGTCGCTGATCTGCGTCGTCCTGTGTATTTATGGAGCCGCTCTGATTGCATTTGGAGTAACAGGCAGTTCGGTTACAGTATGGCAGCCAGAACTCTTCTTTTGGACTGCCGTCCTGACAACGGGTGTGGTTGGGTTGGGCAGTTGGTACAAGGCAGGTCTGTTGAAGGCAGGCGGCAAGGTGATCGCCAAAGACTTGGGCGGCAAGTTGCTAGTTCCTGAGATGGCAAATCCGGCAGAGCAGCAGCTTCTTAACGTGGTTGAAGAAATGGCGATCGCCGCTAATATGCCCGTTCCCCCGGTTTACGTGTTGGATCAGGAGTATGGGATCAACGCCTTTGCGGCTGGACACACGCCCAAGGATGCGGTGATTGGGATAACACGAGGGGCGATCGAAGAACTGACGCGGGATGAGCTTCAGGGTGTGATTGGTCACGAATTCAGCCACATCCTCAACGGGGATATGCGGCTGAACCTGAAGCTGGTCGGGCTATTGCACGGTCTACTTTTGATCTATATTCTGGGCAGAATCTTATTTCGCTGGAACCGTCTGGGTTCCCGCAACGAAAAGGGCTTTAACTTTGCGTGGTTTGGCTTAGCCCTGATTGTCATTGGCTCCATTGGGATGCTCTGCGGACGCATTATCAAAGCAGCTGTTTCGCGGCAGCGAGAATTCCTGGCAGATGCATCGGCAGTGCAGTTCACCCGCAACCCTGCTGGCATCGCAGAGGCACTCCGCAAAATTGCTAACTATCGCCATAGCTCACTGGTACATTCTCCCTATGCTGAAGCCAACAGTCATCTGTTTTTTGGAACGGCACTTCGTTTTAACTTTTTGGGAGATATTTTCGCCACTCACCCCCCCCTGACTCAGCGTATTGGTCGCCTGGAGAAGTATGGTGGACAATATCGAAGCCAACCCTCCCGCCCAACTGCATCCTCCACAGCTAAGGCTCAACCCTCCTCTGGGGTAACCTCTGGAGCAGGCAGCAACGAACTTGTCATGGGGTTAGCTGCTGGGATAGCACAACCCACTCAAAGCATCCCTTCTGGGGCGATCGCTCCAGAGGTATCCGGCTCAAGAGGGTCTACGTCGGCTGCTACAGATAACGTACCTGCCTGGTTAGCTCAGGTTCCTGGCTCCATTCGGGCAGGGTTACGCGATCCAGCAGGGGCAACCGCGATCGCCCTGGCACTGGCGTTAGACTTTGAAGACTCGGCATTGAATGAACTGCAAACCACCTGGCTCAAGCAAGCCGAATCCGCCGACGTGGTTGAAGAAGTTTTGGAGTGTCATCAGGCGATCGCTAACATCGATCCGCGTCTGCGATTTGCCCTCCTCGACGAAACCGTTCCGGCACTGCGTCAAGGCTCAGGGAGCCAATGTCAGCAGCTTTTTAAGACCTTAACCGGACTGGCAAAAGTCGATGGACGCTGGTCATGGTCGGAGTATGCACTGTATCTAATTTTGGGATATCGCCTCTCGAAACCCAAACCCACCGATGAAAGTTACTCCACGTTAAAGCCCATCTGGTCGGAATGCTTGCTCGTGTTATCGGCACTGGCCCAAGTAGGGCAACCGAAACCGGAGGACACGATGTATGCCTTCAAAGCTGGGGTGTACCGTTTGCCAGGAGCCGGACAGAACCCTCTGCCAGAGCTTCCACCGGCTTGCAATATGGGTGAGTTGAAGAAGAGCCTGGATCGATTGGCAACTGCTAGCCCCAAACTGAAACAGGCAATTATCGAGGCATGTGCCTACATGGTGCTACTCGATAATGATGTGACGTTGCATGAGGCAGAATTGATGCGAGCGATCGCCGTTGCCCTCGATTGCGCCTTACCATCCTTCCTCAGCCCGGACTATCGCGGTCGTAAGTCCACCAAAATCAAAGGAAGTATGCCGTAG
- a CDS encoding LemA family protein, translating into MGAFIFIVMLALILAFIVINAYNSLVTLRNRYKNAYKQIDVQLQRRYDLIPNLVETAKGYMKHERETLEAVIAARNAAVSANGRASRDPGDPQAMQQLGAAEAALTGALGRLMVLSEAYPDLKADQTMTRVMEELSSTENRVAFARQAFNDAVTLYNTKREVFPSNLIAGSFNFNPADLLEDVAPEVKNAPRVSF; encoded by the coding sequence ATGGGAGCCTTCATTTTTATCGTGATGCTGGCGTTGATACTCGCCTTCATCGTTATCAATGCGTATAACAGCCTTGTCACCCTGCGAAATCGCTACAAAAACGCCTACAAGCAGATTGATGTTCAACTTCAGCGACGATATGACCTGATTCCCAATTTGGTTGAAACGGCGAAGGGGTACATGAAGCACGAGCGGGAAACCCTGGAAGCTGTGATTGCGGCTCGGAATGCGGCTGTGAGTGCTAATGGTCGGGCATCTCGCGATCCCGGTGATCCGCAAGCCATGCAACAACTGGGAGCCGCAGAAGCCGCTTTAACCGGAGCACTGGGACGGTTAATGGTTTTGAGTGAAGCCTATCCCGACCTGAAAGCAGACCAGACCATGACACGGGTGATGGAAGAATTGTCCTCCACGGAAAACCGGGTTGCTTTTGCCCGTCAGGCATTTAACGACGCAGTTACGCTCTACAACACGAAGCGCGAAGTCTTCCCCAGTAACTTGATTGCAGGTTCCTTCAACTTCAATCCGGCAGACCTACTAGAAGACGTGGCACCTGAAGTTAAAAATGCTCCTCGTGTCTCCTTCTAA
- a CDS encoding NAD(P)H-quinone oxidoreductase subunit H: MAMIETKTEPMVLNMGPHHPSMHGVLRLIVTLDGEDVVDCEPVIGYLHRGMEKIAENRTNIMYVPYVSRWDYAAGMFNEAVTVNAPEKLADIAVPKRASYIRVIMLELNRIANHLLWLGPFMADVGAQTPFFYIFREREMIYDLWEAATGYRMVNNNYFRIGGVAADLPYGWVDKCADFCDYFMPKVDEYERLITDNPIFRRRVEGVGTITRDQAINWGLSGPMLRASGVKWDLRKVDHYECYDDFDWEVHWETAGDCFARYLVRMREMRESVKIIRQALKALPGGPYENLEAKRMSSGPKSEWNAFDYQFIGKKIAPTFKIPKGEHYVRVESGKGELGIYIIGDDNVFPWRWKIRAADFNNLQILPYLLKGVKVADIVAILGSIDIIMGSVDR; encoded by the coding sequence ATGGCAATGATCGAAACCAAAACCGAGCCTATGGTGCTCAACATGGGTCCACACCACCCCTCAATGCACGGGGTGTTGCGTCTAATCGTCACATTGGATGGCGAAGACGTGGTGGACTGTGAGCCAGTCATTGGCTATTTGCACCGAGGCATGGAGAAGATCGCCGAAAACCGCACCAATATTATGTATGTGCCCTACGTTAGCCGTTGGGATTATGCGGCGGGCATGTTTAACGAAGCCGTAACGGTCAATGCTCCTGAAAAGTTAGCAGATATTGCAGTGCCCAAACGTGCCAGCTATATCCGCGTCATTATGCTGGAGTTGAACCGGATTGCCAACCACCTACTGTGGCTTGGTCCCTTTATGGCAGACGTAGGAGCACAAACTCCTTTCTTTTATATTTTCCGTGAACGGGAAATGATCTACGACCTGTGGGAAGCTGCAACAGGCTATCGCATGGTCAACAACAACTACTTCCGCATCGGTGGTGTCGCCGCTGACCTGCCCTACGGTTGGGTAGACAAGTGCGCTGACTTTTGTGATTACTTCATGCCTAAGGTCGATGAGTATGAGCGGTTGATCACCGATAACCCCATCTTCCGACGTCGGGTGGAAGGGGTAGGCACGATTACCCGTGACCAGGCGATCAACTGGGGCTTGTCGGGTCCCATGCTGCGGGCTTCTGGGGTGAAGTGGGATCTGCGGAAGGTAGACCACTATGAGTGCTACGACGACTTTGATTGGGAAGTGCACTGGGAAACCGCAGGTGACTGCTTTGCCCGGTATCTGGTGCGGATGCGCGAGATGCGTGAGTCCGTCAAGATTATCCGTCAGGCATTAAAAGCACTGCCCGGTGGTCCTTACGAAAACTTGGAAGCCAAGCGGATGTCGTCGGGTCCAAAGTCGGAGTGGAATGCCTTTGACTACCAGTTCATTGGTAAGAAGATTGCGCCTACTTTCAAAATTCCTAAAGGTGAACACTACGTCCGTGTAGAAAGCGGCAAAGGTGAACTGGGGATTTACATCATTGGGGATGACAACGTTTTCCCCTGGCGGTGGAAGATCCGGGCAGCCGACTTCAACAACCTGCAAATCCTGCCTTACCTGCTGAAGGGCGTGAAGGTGGCGGATATCGTCGCTATCCTGGGTAGCATTGACATCATCATGGGTTCCGTCGATCGCTAG